Part of the Chthoniobacterales bacterium genome is shown below.
AACGTCATCTACCGCATGCTCCTCGTACCCGGCGAACACTTCCTGACTTACGACGCCATCGTCATGGTGCCTAGCGTCCGCGAGGATGCTTGGTGGAGCGATGTGCCCACTCCGGTAAACGAGCTTCCCTCGGAGATTCTGCGTTACACCCAGCCTTCGCGCTATTGCGACTCTGACCGCCTGGCTGATTTTGCCTGGAACAACTTTGGGCATCTGCCAGCGGGTTTGTCGCGTGTTTTGGCGATCTGCGAATGGATTCACGCCAATATCGAATATCGCACCGGCTCCGGCAGCCCGTTCATCACCGCTAATGACGTCATTCAGCGCCGATTCGGCGTCTGCCGTGATTTTGCCCATTGCGCTGTCGCCTTGTGCCGTGCCATGAACCTCCCGGCCCGCTACGTCAGCGGCTACGTCAGCGATATTGCTTGGAAAGATGACGGTCGCCCCATGGATTTCCACGCTTACATGGAAGTCTGGCTCGACCAGCGCTGGCAGACATTCGACGCGCGTTTCTTGAAACCACGAATCGGCCGGGTGAGAATTTCCTCTGGATACGATGCAGGAAGTTGCGCCTTTGGGACGTTTTTTGGTCCGACGCTGCTCCAATATTTCGAGGTCTGGTCGTATCAAGTTGATCCCCGCGAAGTGCACATCGGCGATCCGGTGGATCTCAGCAAACGCCTCTGTGGCCAGCCAGAATTGCGCTTCCCGACCAATGCGACTCAGACCGCTTTCGAGCAGTCAGCTTAAGATCATCGATACAGCCAGCAAGGCTGCGGCTTTCGAATATTCTAGGTATGAATAAGAATATTTGCTTATCCGCCCTGCTTACCTTTAGCCTTGTCGGAGCTGGCTGTGAAAAGAAAGTCGAAGTCGTCATCCCGAGCCCGACTCCCATTGATATCACTCGAACTCCAGAGTCGGCCACGGCCACTTTGGAAACTAAAAAACTTGGAACCGCCATCGACCAATACGCTTCCACTCCCAGTGCCGAGAACGCCGCCGATGTAAAACGCGCATTTGCCGATCTGGACGGTGAGATCGCTGAGTTGCAAGCTCGTGTCGCTAAAACCTCTGGCTCGGATCAGGCTGAAGCCCAGGCGAAACTCACGAATATGCAGACTTACCGTGCCAAGGAAACAGCCCGTTATGCCGCAGCCACAGCCACCGCTCCACAGTCAAACATGACACCCATAGAGCCGGTGGACACCCGCACGGGCGCGGAGAAAATTGAGCATACTCTAGACAAGGTCGGACGCTCGATCGAACACAGTGCGGAAAACGTCGGCGACAAAGTCAAAGATGCCACAGGACAATAATATCATCGAGTGAAGCCCGGCACGGCGGTGATAGCAGAGTAAAATCCAGCCGATTCGGTAATCAGCGGAAGAAGCCGCTCAATAGCGTGCAAAATCGTGCCATCCATTGGTACCGGCTCTTCAGGGAAATCCTCCCATTGGAGATCAAGATCGAGCAGTCTTTGCAAAGCCGCTGTTCTGGCCCAAAAGAAAGTCCCAGCCGGAAAATTAATCTCCTGATGCACCACGGGCGGCAACTTCATCCGAGTCAACAAATCATTCGCGACTGGAAAATTTTTCCCCCATCCCAAGACATTGGGATCATCTGGAAAAACGATCCCAATCTTTGGATCTTCGACCATCGCTGACAAGATAGCGTCCATCATGGCCTCGCTGCCACCTACGTGATTCTCAAATAGAAATTCCTTCCAAAGAGCCACCTTGCTCAACTTGAAAGAATGCAACGATTTCTTCGTGTGCAGATGGCCGACGATGTCGTAATCACGGGCTACTTCTCTGGTAAACATTTTCAGAAACGCCCCAATGTCGCGTCCCCGATTGGGAACCACAGCGACTTTCATTCGATTCGCACACGCAGAAAATTTGCGCCTAGCCAGCTCCGCAGTCTCTTCATCCGGGACCGAAATGAAAAGATCGATCAAGGTCCGGTTGCGCAGC
Proteins encoded:
- a CDS encoding transglutaminase family protein; translation: MSTISHHEPPVLDIAVRVGCKLVYSVNNDVPTFAILKPQQEPTQSIRQESIQLSQNSSVTEYRDEHGNVIYRMLLVPGEHFLTYDAIVMVPSVREDAWWSDVPTPVNELPSEILRYTQPSRYCDSDRLADFAWNNFGHLPAGLSRVLAICEWIHANIEYRTGSGSPFITANDVIQRRFGVCRDFAHCAVALCRAMNLPARYVSGYVSDIAWKDDGRPMDFHAYMEVWLDQRWQTFDARFLKPRIGRVRISSGYDAGSCAFGTFFGPTLLQYFEVWSYQVDPREVHIGDPVDLSKRLCGQPELRFPTNATQTAFEQSA